The Nitrospirota bacterium genome contains the following window.
TTCAAAGTACCCGAACGAACTCCCCTTTCGTGCCCGCCGCCGTCAAACAGAGGTGAAAGCCTTACACGCGGATTTTTTCTCCTCATATATAATGCGCCGATACCCTTAGGGCCATAGAACTTATGTGCTGTAAAAGACAGTATATCTATACCCATCTCCTGAACATCAACCCTGACCTTCCCGACACCCTGAGTAGCATCACAATGAAACAGTACCCCTGTATCCTTTGCTATCTCACCTATCTCCCATACAGGTTGAATAACTCCGATCTCATTGTTTACCAGCATTATTGATATAAGAATAGTCTTGTCAGTAATAGCATTCCGGATATCATCAGGGTTAACAAGACCATCTTTATCTACCGGGAGGAATGTCACATTCATACCGGACTTCTCAAGCCGCTTTGCAGTATCAAGCACAGAACGATGTTCTGTAACCTGTGTTATTATATGATTCCCTTTTTCCGCATACATCTCTGCCGCACCTTTAAGTGCAAGGTTATTGGATTCTGTAGCCCCGCTTGTAAAGATTATCTCCCTTGATTCAGCGCCTATAATCTTTGCAATCTTTTCACGTGCGGCCTCTACAGCCTTGTCTGCATCCCAGCCAAAACTGTGATTGCGGCTTGCAGCATTGCCGAAATGAACAGTAAAGTAAGGAAGCATCGCCTCCACTACCCTTGGGTCAACCCTTGTGGTAGAGTGATTGTCCATGTAAATGGGAAGGTTCATTCATTTCTCCTTTCAAATAAATCAAACAGGTTTTGGTACGTAAGACTCCAACAACTCCTCAAGAGTTGTCTTATGCAACAGATTCAATATCCTGTACTCTAACTTCTGCATCGGTGTCCTGATATTGCATCTTTCAAACTGATAACATTTATGGTCGTCCTCTTCAATACAACCCAGGATACTTATATCACCCTCCAGTGCATTTATTATCTGGGCCACAGTAATCTCAGAAGGATTAATACTTAGTGAGTACCCGCCTTTTGGTCCGCTCAGGCTTGAGATCAATCCGAACTTTACAAGCCGTTGTAGTATCTTCGCAAGTAGTTCAACCGGAATACTATATGTTTCTGCAATCTCTTTGGTGTTTACAACACCTTCGCCATGGTTTCCGGCTATATGGGCTATTGCGAGCAATCCATAATCTACTTTCTTGGTTAACTTAAGCATTACTTTAAATCTCTCCTATAAATCCGACTATTTAAGTATCCGACTAATCAAGTCGGATACAACTATAACAGTTCAGAAATAGCGTGTCAAGGATTTTTTTTGATCAGTTAAGGTCTTCTGATTCCTGAATCTACTGCGGTAGTTAATGCATTCGCCGTTGGTATTATTTTTAAGAATACACCGACAATTTGAGGATCAAATTGTGTTCCGGAGCACCTGGATAGTTCGGAGATTGCATACTCCCTTCCCGGAGACTTGCGATAAGGCCGGTTAGATGTCATAGAATCGTAGGCATCAACAATGCACAGGATGCGGGCAAGTAACGGGATATCATCACCTTTAAGGCCATCCGGGTAACCGGTGCCGTCATAACTCTCATGGTGGTGAAGGATAGCAGGAAAG
Protein-coding sequences here:
- a CDS encoding IscS subfamily cysteine desulfurase, whose amino-acid sequence is MNLPIYMDNHSTTRVDPRVVEAMLPYFTVHFGNAASRNHSFGWDADKAVEAAREKIAKIIGAESREIIFTSGATESNNLALKGAAEMYAEKGNHIITQVTEHRSVLDTAKRLEKSGMNVTFLPVDKDGLVNPDDIRNAITDKTILISIMLVNNEIGVIQPVWEIGEIAKDTGVLFHCDATQGVGKVRVDVQEMGIDILSFTAHKFYGPKGIGALYMRRKNPRVRLSPLFDGGGHERGVRSGTLNVPGIVGFGKACEVAEDEMPEESVRLVKLRERLYRGITGSLEEVYLNGHPTKRMAGNLNLSFAYVEGESMLMGLKEIALSSGSACTSATLEPSYVLSALGINAELAHSSIRFGLGRFNTEEEVDYVIKRVIETVNRLREMSPLYEMVKEGVNLKDVAWKKD
- a CDS encoding HD domain-containing protein; this encodes MPSSGGLTYEGLLDKPERLTPEEFDTVKRHPVEAIRILKPVKALSSIFPAILHHHESYDGTGYPDGLKGDDIPLLARILCIVDAYDSMTSNRPYRKSPGREYAISELSRCSGTQFDPQIVGVFLKIIPTANALTTAVDSGIRRP
- a CDS encoding Rrf2 family transcriptional regulator, which encodes MLKLTKKVDYGLLAIAHIAGNHGEGVVNTKEIAETYSIPVELLAKILQRLVKFGLISSLSGPKGGYSLSINPSEITVAQIINALEGDISILGCIEEDDHKCYQFERCNIRTPMQKLEYRILNLLHKTTLEELLESYVPKPV